Below is a window of Camelina sativa cultivar DH55 chromosome 11, Cs, whole genome shotgun sequence DNA.
TTAGCATAGTCACCCTCATCCGGCTTTAAACTGCCAATCAAATGAAATTTTGCTCCTTGCAATCGAAACATATTTGGCCCTTTCCCTTTTAGCATAGATTGGTCCACCTTTCCACCAAGAGAAGTCATGgcaaaaatcatattataaattCTAATATTTTCTCTGTAGTTTCTGCTCATTGTGTCATCCCCTTTGAGCAATTTCTTGATAAGCTCAGGAGATTCTTTGAGAAAGGGTAATTTCACACTCCCTTCACCACAACATAACGTTGGGTTTTCCTGCTTCCTACTTTTGTTAATACTCTCATCATACCACATGAAGGCACCACAAAACTTACACTTGTATGTAGCATCACCGTGGTCAAGATAAGCTGgggtataaaaaaaattatttataaattgttaATTTAAAACTCGGACTAAAATACATAAGAGTTCATTTAGTTAAAAATGAATGATACCTGATTTATTTGGTTTCGGTGTTTcagaattcaaatttttttgcaaaCGTGGGCGACCTCTTCTCTTTGGTTGAGTGATTTTCTGATTTGCTGCTTCCTTTTCAATTGTTTTCTGCAACATTTGATCCACTTTAGCCATGAATTTTAAATGTTCTTCACTTCTGGCAATCTGAGGTGATATATCACTAAGTTGTTCTGTAGCTCTCTGGATTTCTATATTAACTGGGCTTGGCAGGTGAGTATCTTCATCAGTGTATTGGTCAGAATTATCATCAGTACTACTGATATAGTAGGTATGTTCCTCGGCAGTTTCACTGTCAGTGCAACTCTCATCGTTTACATGGTACATGCTTTCATCATCAGTACTACTATCTTCGAATGATTCATTCATAGGGGAAGAATTTTTTCCTATAGGACACCGTTAATAATTATCATgggttaattagaaaataatatactatatCTCCTATTAACTTCACAAAGTTATGTATCTATAGATTACCTTGGATAAAAGTAGTGGCTGATGCATTTTCAAATTCTTCTTGCAGATTTCTAATTGGAAACATATGGACATTGGTGCCATGCTTCGATTGTATTTGGTTGCTTATGCATGAAATAGAAGCATCACATTGGTTAACTTTAAACATAGAAAGATCAATTGAGTTAGTATATATGTATGACTACGTAATGtagatatgttttattttgaggTAAACATTAACCTTTTCGTTTATTGTGGGTATTAGCAGAAGGACGTGTATTTGTGGGAGCAACCCGGCGATGTAGATTGGTGATATCCGTGAGTACATCTATTGAAGATTTCTGAATCAATCCGGAGCTGGCATTTCCAATGGAAGGCATGCCCATTAAAGCACTTGAACCTAGTGAAAACATTAGTTTACATCTATTAGTATATGGTTTtcacaatgaaaataaaatggttaattGACAGTATGTGAGTTGTAATTAACCAAGAACATGTGGTGATTGCATTGCAGGAATGGACTGTTGAAGAGTTGTTGGTGTCCTTAAATTACCAGTAGAGGAATTACCAAAGTTGGTAATATCGTTTAAAACCCTACTAAAAGTTGTGCTTAGTAGAACAGAACCATTACTATTAGATGCATTTGTTTGAGTAATCTGATTATGAGGAGTAGAACTTTGAATGAAACGGGTTTTTTGGATGGGTTAGAATTAGAATCAAAATCCGAAAGAGAAGGGTCCTGTTTCTTTTTCATGGTTTGCTAATATTTTCTCATAACAGGTTGTAGGTGATTCTCTGTTGATGATGAGAGGATGTTTATTTGAGTCTTAAACAGGTTCGTTCTTTTATTTTCCGTAATTCACTACTATCAAGAGTTAGGATTGCgtagttaaaacaaaatatttgatttcttaGTAAATATAGATAGTTGGTTTCAATGACAACTAAAAAGAAGCAACTTATGGGATacaaatattttgagaaatttgacTTGATTTTCTAATTAGttaatttgaaaatcaaaagagaatcTTATTTTACAAATCTAATTCCATTCACGTTTTAAAAGATGattgagttttgattttaatttttattaaccaTTAACCATACATTCTATATAGGAGatatgaggtttttttttttggcaaaaccAAGATCATCTAATAATGTTTAGATGGCTTTTGATCCGACAGAGTTTGTTCTCTGATGTCGTgtagcattttttatttatataattatagatGGTTATTAGTTTACGTCGAAATTATAGAaatgattaatttataattttgacttATATGGAAATTCTATGCTTACAACAGGGAGTTTTGTCCCATGGTGAGATGATGATTTGCTCTTAAACCTTCGGCGAGTCAGAAATAAACAGAGGTCAGTTCTTTATATaactttttcatattatataacttTACAGTAAAGTCTAGAACGTAGATAGTAATGGTTTATCTATATAGATATCTATAAGATGCaatcaaaaaaagttaaaatgaatcagaaatataaaagttttattatagaaacttcataattttaaaaatagctGCATAACAGCACTTATTTGCGTCCAAGATAagaccaaacttaaaaaaccaaacttagAAAGTTTTAACATGagaatagaaaaaagaaaaaagcaaaggcacaattaaaaatatgagaAGCCACGAATCATTCCTTCTTTTCGACCTTGATCTTAACTTCGACCATCATTTTTTTCCCTTCAATGACTGAATTGTCCACACCACTTCCATTACCGACTTCCTTTTGCTTTCCAACCCCATCTTCCATGTTTGATCCTTCAGATTGTTCATTAACTCCTTCAGCTCCAAATTCTGAGTAACACTTCTCTAAATCTATTGGTTCAATACACAACTTCTTGGAAGCTGAGTTTTGATCAGAAGTCGCTCCATTAGCCGGATAAACACGCTTGAAGGATGGAGTAATAGAGTCGGTAGTATGCGGGCTGTTTTCTAACATGAGAACTCCCTATAAACAGCAAGTACATagttaactaaataaaatatgcaGAGATAATAGTAATACCAGATTAGTATTATGATAAATTACCTGGTCACCATATACAATAGACGTTGCATTGACGTTCTCTGATGAATTCTCCAACAGCTGTTCTTCAATTAGGCCATCTTTCACGAGTACTTTGGAGACCTTGTAGGTGTCTTTACCATCCCATATATTTGCTTTCTCAACATTTACCAGAAAGAGATAAGTCTTTCCAATAAGACTTTTCACTGGATCAAGCAAATTTTCTGGATCTACAATCTACACAACAATTATAAACAAATTGttttaatacattaatttataaaatgtctATTATACAAAAGTAAAGTAATATCATCTTATGCGGGTGAATACCTCATCAACGGAGCCACCAAGAACTGATGGGGCAGATTCACCAATAATCTCAGAGCAAATTGAGTCAAACAACAGTAATTTGGTCTCAGCAGTATTGTCCATTACATTAGCATAAAGCATAAACCTTAAAAATGTGAATGTATAGATCATAAGAAATAACGTAAATATCTttgaataacatatatatactggTAAATAGATTTGGGCGTAAATCGAGTATAGAAATTTCTTTACCTTGGAATCACATTAGTGACAACAGTATTGCAAGTTTCACAGTAAAACCTTGGTTTTTTCCCTTTGTTATTCACCCCATCGTGGATGTGAGTGACTTTTTTATTGCAAGAACGACAACTAATATAGTACCAAGCCCAGTCGGTGTCAATGGCGTAGATTGTGCAATGAATCTTTGCCTTTCCAATCTACAGATACATGTTGGTTATAGTTGAATACTATAACTAAAATGCACAAGGTTAACATTAGATTTACATACCTCAAAAGAATTCTTCAACTCTTCAATTGTTTTCCTTGGAAAATTTTCTGCATTTTCATTTTGAACAGCAACCATCTCCCATCATGGGAGCTTGTGACGGTATATGAGAGAGAGGCCATCATCCGGAAGCCTGTTAACATACAAATCcaatatttaaaactaaatatatattgttaaaaatagTTTGAAATGTATATTGTAGACAAC
It encodes the following:
- the LOC104727740 gene encoding uncharacterized protein LOC104727740, whose translation is MDNTAETKLLLFDSICSEIIGESAPSVLGGSVDEIVDPENLLDPVKSLIGKTYLFLVNVEKANIWDGKDTYKVSKVLVKDGLIEEQLLENSSENVNATSIVYGDQGVLMLENSPHTTDSITPSFKRVYPANGATSDQNSASKKLCIEPIDLEKCYSEFGAEGVNEQSEGSNMEDGVGKQKEVGNGSGVDNSVIEGKKMMVEVKIKVEKKE